A segment of the Lelliottia amnigena genome:
TCATTTGTGCAAAGTTACATTTCTGAAACGTTATTTCTGTAAGGTTGTTAAAATGTGCCGGGTTTACTGATTTCAATCAAAACCACGATGGACAGAAGGTGAATACTTTGTTACTTTACCGATACGAATATTAAATTGGTAAGACCAATTGACTCCGGGCAAAAAGGCGTAAGACAGGGAATATGGCCTACAGCAAAATTCGCCAACCAAAACTATCCGATGTGATTGAGCAGCAGCTGGAGTTTTTGATCCTCGAAGGGACTCTGCGCCCCGGTGAAAAACTCCCGCCTGAACGCGAACTGGCTAAACAGTTCGATGTTTCCCGTCCCTCTCTGCGTGAGGCGATTCAACGTCTCGAAGCCAAGGGCTTGCTGCTTCGTCGCCAGGGCGGCGGAACTTTTGTTCAAAACAGCCTGTGGCAGAGCTTCAGCGATCCGCTGGTAGAGCTTCTGTCTGACCACCCAGAATCCCAGTTTGACCTGCTTGAAACCCGTCACGCGCTTGAAGGTATCGCTGCTTATTACGCGGCACTGCGCAGCAATGATGAAGACCGTGAACGTATTCGCGAGCTTCATCAGGCCATTGAACGGGCACAAGAGTCAGGCGATCTCGACGCCGAGTCCGATGCCGTCGTCCAGTACCAAATTGCCGTCACCGAAGCGGCTCACAATGTGGTACTCCTCCATCTGCTACGCTGCATGGAGCCGATGCTGGCCCAGAATGTTCGACAAAATTTTGAATTGTTGTATGCCCGCCGGGAAATGCTTCCGCTGGTCAGCAACCATCGTACTCGTGTATTCGAGGCGATAATGGCCGGGGAACCGGAGCATGCGCGTGAAGCGTCGCACCGCCACCTGGCTTTCATTGAGGAAATCTTGCTGGACCGCAGCCGTGAACAATCGCGTCGCGAACGTTCACTGCGTCGCATACAGCAAAGAAAGGATTAAGCGCCTTTTTTAGAGCGCGGCAACTAAACGCAGAACCTGTCTTATTGTGCTTTTGTCGTTCGAAATAGTTTGAGTTGTATCGCAGCGGTGAGCAAATGCCGCCAACAAAGCGACAGCCTGAAAGATGAAGAACAGAAAGCCCAATGGGACAGGTTCCAGACAAATCAACGTATTAGATAGATAAGGAATACCCCCATGTCAGAACGTCTCCAAAATGACGTGGATCCGATCGAAACTCGCGACTGGCTACAAGCGATCGAATCGGTCATCCGTGAAGAAGGTGTTGAGCGTGCTCAGTATCTGATTAATGAGTTGCTTTCAGAAGCCCGCAAAGGCGGCGTGAAAGTAGCAGCAGGTGCAGGGGCTAGCAACTACGTAAACACGATTGCCGTTGAAGACGAACCGGAATACCCGGGCAATCTGGATCTGGAACGCCGTATCCGTTCTGCAATTCGCTGGAACGCGATCATGACCGTTCTGCGCGCATCCAAGAAAGACCTGGAACTGGGCGGCCACATGGCTTCCTTCCAGTCTTCTGCGACCGTTTATGAAGTGTGCTTTAACCACTTCTTCCGCGCACGCACCGAGAAAGACGGCGGCGACCTGGTGTACTTCCAGGGCCACATCTCTCCGGGTGTCTACGCACGTGCGTTCCTGGAAGGTCGTCTGACTGAAGAGCAGATGAACAACTTCCGTCAGGAAGTTCACGGTAAAGGTCTGTCTTCTTATCCGCACCCGAAACTGATGCCAGAATTCTGGCAGTTCCCGACCGTTTCTATGGGGCTGGGTCCAATCGGTGCGATCTACCAGGCTAAATTCCTGAAATATCTGGAACACCGTGGCCTGAAAGACACCTCTCAACAGACCGTTTACGCCTTCCTGGGCGACGGCGAAATGGATGAGCCAGAATCTAAAGGTGCGATCACTATCGCAACCCGTGAGAAGCTGGACAACCTGTGCTTCATCATCAACTGTAACCTGCAGCGTCTGGATGGTCCGGTAACCGGCAACGGCAAGATCATCAACGAACTGGAAGGCATCTTCGCGGGTGCTGGCTGGAACGTGGTTAAAGTGATGTGGGGCGGTCGTTGGGATGAGCTGCTGCGTAAAGACACCAGCGGTAAACTGATGCAGCTGATGCAGGAAACTGTTGACGGCGATTATCAGACCTTCAAATCCAAAAACGGTGCCTACGTTCGTGAGCACTTCTTCGGTAAATATCCTGAAACCGCAGCGCTGGTTGCCGACTGGTCTGACGATCAGATCTGGGCACTGAACCGTGGTGGTCACGATCCGAAGAAAGTCTACGCAGCACTGAAAAACGCACAAGACACCAAAGGCAAAGCAACTGTTATCCTGGCGCATACCGTTAAAGGTTATGGCATGGGTGACACCGCCGAAGGTAAAAACATCGCGCACCAGGTGAAGAAAATGAACATGGACGG
Coding sequences within it:
- the pdhR_2 gene encoding Transcriptional repressor for pyruvate dehydrogenase complex; the encoded protein is MAYSKIRQPKLSDVIEQQLEFLILEGTLRPGEKLPPERELAKQFDVSRPSLREAIQRLEAKGLLLRRQGGGTFVQNSLWQSFSDPLVELLSDHPESQFDLLETRHALEGIAAYYAALRSNDEDRERIRELHQAIERAQESGDLDAESDAVVQYQIAVTEAAHNVVLLHLLRCMEPMLAQNVRQNFELLYARREMLPLVSNHRTRVFEAIMAGEPEHAREASHRHLAFIEEILLDRSREQSRRERSLRRIQQRKD